Below is a genomic region from Zea mays cultivar B73 chromosome 9, Zm-B73-REFERENCE-NAM-5.0, whole genome shotgun sequence.
ATTCTTGGTGCAATGTTTTTTCCGTTCTATTAGCCTAAATGCAGAACCCTACCAACACTCCTATCAGGCTACCAACCAATCAACACTCGTCAGTTTTTACAAAACGCTAGCTAAACATTTCGCAAGGACACGCGGACACGCCCTTCTGCTCACAGGCAATTCAACGAACAGGTAGAGCGCACCACGCTACGTCACGTCACCAACCTTCAAGCCATGAGCCCATGACCACCAATAACAGACGACACCTATCTAGCAGCCTATGTAACAGGATGAACCACGACCAATGTAAAGGGAGCGGGGTGACCAAAACGCACCTTCTTCTTAGGGACGGCCATGAGCTCCATGGCTGGTCCGGCAGCGGCGCCGATGCCGGGGATCACGAGCGACTGCGACTCGGTGAGAGGGGCAGGGAGAGGAGGCTGTATGAGGGAAATTCCGGAAGGGAGGCGGGGTAGCGACGACGCGGCCGCACGTCGGAGCAAACCCGTCGCCGCCATGGATCGCCTTCGTGGCTCCGGGTTAGGACTAGCTGAGCAGGTGCGGGAAGTTCTCAGAGTGGCATGGGGATGGTGCTGATCTGGCCGTTGAGTTTTTATCGGGCGGTTTAGACTTATGAATAAAAGTGGTATTACcataaatttaatattttaaaataaataGCTATGAAATTCGATGCATATTTTGCTGTTATCAATCTTATTATTATAAATAAGAATATAATTTACATAAATTGTTTATATATTATTTTCTCACTATAACAATAAAAAGTGAAAAATTATTTAAATTTGTATCCGTTTCTGCATTGATATAAGAACTTTATATCTATCATTTGAAAAGATATATGATAGATTTAATATTTAAATTTTATGAATCTTTAAGAATAAAAATATGAATTTGCATAACAGATTATATATCCTACTAATCCGCAATTGAAGAGAAAAAAGACTAAAAAGTATCTGTTTTCATCCCTAGCTTTGTTATTTGTTTTGTCGCTGACTTAGACAGGAGCATCCACCAAAAAAATATTAAAACATACAGTTATATATAGtttatctctactaactattaagaggaTAGTGTAGATCAAATCCGTGCCTCCGCCTCCCCCGCGCCATGTCCCCGCCTACCCCCGCGCCCGTCCCCGCGAATGTCGCCCCTGCACCCACCCCGCGATGCAATCCCCACCCCGACGCCCGCCCATCGCGCGCACCTGCTACATAGCCATGAGAGTGAGGGAGGTGTAGGGACCAGGGAGCGGTGGCAGCGTGAGAGATCGACGGCCACGATGGTAGGGCGGGGACCAACATCGTCTTCAAGCCCCCGCTcgccttcctcctcctcctcttcagCGATGACCACCACCTCGCCACCATTGCCGTTGTAGGAAGCGAAGGTGGATCCGGCGCCGTCTGCCCCCGCCCCTGCGATGCAAATCTCCCCCGCCCCCATCCCCTTCTTTGCTGCATCTCCGCAATGGCGTCGGGCTCCTCTCGCCCCCAAATTGACCAGGTAAAACCCTAATCCCAGCACCAGGCCACATTCCCCTCTCTACCTCCGAGCCCTAACTCCTCCCTGCGGTCTTCCCCTCCGCAGTTCTTCCTGGACAAGAAGAGGTGGCCCTTATCGTGCAAAGACGACCCGCTGTGACTCGGGTCGCATACTCACATCGTAGCGACGACGGTGTCGAGGGGGTCCATTGACGGGTACCTCGTCCGGTCTCCTACACGTGCCATGGTGGCGGCCTCGATGTCTCCAACAGCCTCGCCAAGAGGTGAGGATGTGGGCGCCAGGCAGAGCCTGTTAGCCACAATCCCCCTAGCTCATTTTGTACACCAGTTTGTCAGGTTGAAGAAGGGTCACGAGCAAAGAGGGCATTTACTATCCTTTTCGATCTTCACCATTGGAAGGTATGGTTTGATGAACACACAACAAATACAATAGTGATGCAGATGAGTTCATTAGGAACCATTTCCTGTCTCTAGGATTTTAGTTGCCCTGTTGACAGTTTTGGAGAGATTTGGAGATTTTACAATATCATGGTGAGACTGCGAAAGCTTGTGATTTTCTTCAGTTCATTGACATACTCTAACATTGTGTGCCCTCATGATGAAGGCTACCGTTTTACTTAGAAGTAAAGCTGTTGTTCTTTGTATATTTGTGGTACCCTAAGACAAAGGTACTTAGTTTGTCCTTTGCTTCTTCTATCTTACAGTTTTTTGCATAGGCTGATGTGTGTTTTCATTACAGGGAACTACATATGTTTATGGAACTTTCTTTAAGCCATGTATTTCTCAGCATGAGAATGAAATCGACCGAAATCTTCTTGAGCTCAGAGCTCGAGCCACCGATATGGTTGTCCTTTACTTCCATAAGGCTGCTTCGGTAGGGCAAAATACTTTCTTTGACGTTTTAAAATATGTTGCTGCCCAGTCCCCTTCTTGGAAATCAAGGCAGCACCCTCATCAGGTTTGGTCGAATGTATACTCTTTTTTGTCCAAAAAAATCCATTGAATAATTTGTTGTTAAGTGTTCATCATGTTTACATAGATACTCAAACTTTTTTTAATGTTCTTCTCTGATGCAATATTGATCATGATGTTAGACTAATTTTAGCAGCTATGTTGTTTAAAGATGCATTCGCTATTGCTTCCAAGTGGTATTGTCAAAAATGAGTGAGAGATGTGTTCATTTCATTGAGAGAAACAAGTACATAGGGAGTGACTTATAAATCACCTTGGCCCCCTCAAGTTAG
It encodes:
- the LOC100282208 gene encoding uncharacterized protein LOC100282208, with amino-acid sequence MAATGLLRRAAASSLPRLPSGISLIQPPLPAPLTESQSLVIPGIGAAAGPAMELMAVPKKKVSKYKKGLRNGPKALKSVPVIIRCRCCGRVKLPHFYCCSGERGNPSESSS